A genomic stretch from Lachnospiraceae bacterium includes:
- a CDS encoding PDZ domain-containing protein → MEEQNMNQMPQNEGQRQEAGAQQPGAQPPQQGQPGAYPYQQPGASYSYQQPRYQQRPSYYTPYMGNQPTMPPMRRPKKHNGWKVAIALVCSFAFLISVIAGVKISALLLQKPGGSGNFVLPQASTNEENMGYLKSVQNSSYESVSDIAEDVGKSVVTIIISISYGSSFESYKAESLGSGVIIGEEGDKIYIATNYHVIAEASDVSIIAGSDDSTTIQAYYQGADADTDLAVIYIKKSDVPESIYDQIKIATLGDSSTMRLGDLAIAIGSPVDKRFGNSVTAGAISGLERSVTFVDEETNVSQTMTLMQTDAAINPGNSGGALVNGRGEVIGINNAKISSTEVEGMGFAIPSNIAKPVLEQLINYGKVSRPYIGITGTNVIGYQNFAAEYQIVSGVIVISVVDGGPAAIAGLQVYDVILTFNDKTIETFDDLTAAIQEVEIGDTATIEVLRGYQEDQPQTVSLTVKIAEKDSTGRK, encoded by the coding sequence ATGGAAGAGCAGAATATGAATCAGATGCCTCAAAATGAAGGGCAGAGGCAGGAGGCAGGCGCACAGCAGCCTGGCGCTCAGCCGCCGCAGCAAGGACAGCCGGGCGCTTATCCCTATCAGCAGCCGGGAGCCTCTTATTCTTATCAACAGCCGCGGTATCAGCAAAGACCATCGTATTATACGCCCTATATGGGAAACCAGCCCACAATGCCGCCTATGCGCAGACCGAAAAAGCATAACGGATGGAAAGTGGCCATTGCACTGGTCTGCTCCTTTGCTTTTTTGATTTCTGTGATTGCCGGTGTGAAGATAAGCGCGCTTTTGCTGCAAAAGCCGGGAGGTAGCGGCAATTTTGTACTGCCGCAGGCCAGTACAAACGAAGAAAATATGGGATATTTAAAATCTGTGCAAAATTCATCCTATGAATCCGTATCCGATATTGCGGAGGATGTGGGCAAATCAGTGGTTACCATTATCATCAGTATTTCCTACGGCAGCAGCTTTGAGAGCTATAAGGCTGAATCTCTGGGATCGGGTGTGATCATAGGAGAAGAGGGCGATAAAATATATATTGCTACCAATTATCATGTGATTGCAGAGGCTTCTGATGTGAGCATTATCGCAGGCTCTGATGATTCAACCACCATTCAGGCATATTATCAGGGGGCTGATGCTGACACGGATCTAGCTGTGATCTATATCAAAAAGTCGGATGTGCCGGAAAGCATTTATGATCAGATTAAGATTGCGACCTTAGGTGACAGCAGTACGATGCGTCTTGGCGATCTGGCCATTGCCATTGGCAGCCCGGTCGACAAACGCTTTGGCAATTCAGTCACAGCAGGCGCTATCAGCGGACTCGAGCGCAGTGTTACTTTTGTAGATGAAGAGACCAATGTTAGTCAGACCATGACGCTGATGCAGACGGATGCCGCAATCAATCCCGGAAATTCTGGAGGAGCCTTGGTCAATGGTCGGGGCGAGGTAATCGGTATTAACAATGCAAAGATCAGCTCTACGGAAGTAGAGGGAATGGGCTTTGCCATCCCGTCCAACATTGCCAAGCCGGTTCTGGAGCAGCTGATCAATTACGGCAAGGTTAGCCGTCCTTATATTGGCATTACGGGAACCAATGTAATAGGATATCAGAATTTTGCCGCTGAATATCAGATTGTATCCGGCGTAATTGTCATTTCTGTGGTAGACGGAGGACCTGCCGCTATAGCGGGTCTGCAGGTGTACGATGTGATTTTGACCTTTAATGATAAAACCATCGAGACCTTTGATGATTTGACGGCTGCGATCCAAGAAGTAGAAATCGGCGATACCGCTACGATTGAGGTGCTG